One region of Chaetodon auriga isolate fChaAug3 chromosome 5, fChaAug3.hap1, whole genome shotgun sequence genomic DNA includes:
- the LOC143320836 gene encoding interleukin-1 beta-like, whose protein sequence is MESEMKCNVSQMWSPKMPTGLELEITHHPMTMKRMVNLIIATERLKGSRSESLLSTEFRDENLLDIMLESIVEEQTVFECRSAPSLQYSRMAEHVCSVTDSEKRSLVLVPNSMELHAVLLQGGTDSCKVHLNMSTYVHPAPSVEARTVVLGIKDTNLYLSCHKDGEEPTLHLETVEDKESLKKISSDSDMVRFLFYKHDTGLNVSTLVSVPYNDWYISTAEENNKPVEMCLESARRHRTFNIQRQS, encoded by the exons ATGGAATCCGAGATGAAGTGCAACGTGAGCCAGATGTGGAGCCCCAAGATGCCCACGGGACTGGAATTGGAGATTACCCATCATCCAATGACAATGAAGCGCATGGTCAACCTCATCATTGCCACGGAGAGGCTGAAGGGCAGCAGGTCAGAGTCACTGCTGAGCACCGAGTTCAGAGACGAAAACCTGCTCGACATCATGCTGGAGAGCATAGTGGAAG AGCAAACTGTGTTCGAGTGCCGCTCAGCTCCATCGCTTCAGTACAGCAGGATGGCCGAGCACGTGTGCAGCGTGACCGACAGCGAAAAGAGGAGCTTAGTTTTGGTCCCAAACAGCATGGAGCTCCATGCAGTGTTGCTGCAGGGAGGCACTGACAGCTGCAAAG TTCACCTCAACATGTCGACGTATGTGCACCCTGCGCCCAGCGTTGAGGCCAGAACTGTGGTTCTGGGCATCAAGGACACAAATCTCTACCTGTCATGCCACAAGGATGGTGAGGAGCCAACCTTGCATCTGGAG ACGGTGGAGGACAAAGAAAGTCTGAAGAAGATCAGCTCGGATAGCGACATGGTGCGGTTTCTCTTCTACAAACACGACACCGGGCTGAACGTCAGCACCCTTGTGTCTGTCCCGTACAACGACTGGTacatcagcacagcagaggaaaataaCAAGCCGGTGGAAATGTGCCTGGAGAGCGCCAGACGGCACAGAACCTTCAACATCCAGCGTCAGAGTTAA
- the ckap2l gene encoding cytoskeleton-associated protein 2-like, which translates to MEEGETVPILSRKELRKQKLMEFLAAKVKLKQPNSKPYLRDDHQVKNPVTPALKVVTGKENKVPADMFSHERTKVPTVAAQSSIHPGKRVFGVNKKVNVKGCILTNRSSAANGPALPKLNPVSSKSNLNAVSQLKKQQNTGIQTSGRAPSNAAPACVTKSNSRFSSRSNAAWSCPMKTVSVRMSLGPLVKTKTGLIPAVTQPRNSQSRNLIDTIGSARISVGNKVRSSTLSSLSVSKRSPVAQRKALPTTALNNPVNKRTTVSSTARAVIQVQDQKKSNSKPLVGKHSQPACKSQLSSGLKSTSSSSKFTAAPIKPQGRVGMSEANKSAGQPTDRSTKLRSAGEGEKNGQSCKVASRMSSGPVSRWSSKVVSRVTQPAVAELEGKTKTCKETDIKKAHSSSNGPRPQTDRKRTGAPVMSQTLPRPTRTINLTGKAMEMKTTKAPVKVIPQTQQKKLSAAQEERMKKLREWREAKGISYKRPPMPVKPQVRHTVAIPQPFWATMKQEDDAHALICAVDRSLADCIKLLGEGCPPDQVKEVLSRLPAVSQKFAKYWICQARLMEQEGNLDVLPMFEEAVGVVLEPVDELRTVVFEILKKKDDIQASEEGESTPENINNPMMTPKPVRALICGEKGDSSVVKYKITATPGGHPSQQREATRVNGQEVRFFTPVRRSVRIERASLRYPVSLQDHDLCVASYNDLISEEDKETSKERQGGETSPSANDTPMYVYRHNEALQDKVLVQLVCSEGV; encoded by the exons atggaggaaggagagaccGTACCGATACTTTCCAGAAAAG AGCTGCGTAAGCAGAAGCTGATGGAATTCCTTGCAGCAAAAGTAAAGCTGAAACAGCCCAACTCCAA GCCATACCTCCGTGATGACCATCAGGTAAAGAATCCTGTGACACCTGCACTAAAG gttGTTACTGGGAAAGAAAACAAGGTTCCAGCTGACATGTTCAGCCATGAACGCACAAAAGTTCCAACTGTGGCTGCTCAATCCTCAATACACCCTGGCAAAAGAGTGTTTGGTGTCAATAAAAAAGTAAACGTAAAAGGCTGCATTCTGACTAATCGTTCGTCTGCGGCCAATGGCCCAGCATTGCCAAAACTTAATCCTGTGTCTTCTAAATCCAACCTGAATGCAGTCAGCCAActcaaaaagcagcaaaacacagGAATACAAACTTCAGGCAGAGCCCCTTCAAATGCAGCTCCTGCATGCGTGACAAAATCCAACAGCAGATTCAGTAGTAGATCAAATGCTGCCTGGTCCTGTCCAATGAAGACAGTTAGTGTCCGGATGAGTCTCGGCCCTCTCGTCAAAACTAAAACAGGACTCattcctgcagtgactcagccAAGAAACAGTCAAAGTCGAAACTTAATAGACACCATTGGCTCCGCAAGAATTTCAGTTGGTAACAAGGTGCGGTCCAGCACTTTGTCATCACTGTCTGTTTCCAAGAGGTCTCCCGTGGCTCAGAGGAAAGCATTACCTACCACTGCTCTAAACAACCCTGTTAATAAGAGAACAACTGTTTCTTCAACTGCAAGAGCTGTGATTCAAGTTCAAGATCAGAAGAAATCTAATTCTAAACCACTTGTGGGTAAACATTCTCAGCCAGCTTGTAAGAGTCAGCTATCAAGTGGACTGAAATCAACATCCAGCTCCTCCAAGTTCACAGCAGCACCTATTAAGCCACAGGGGAGAGTAGGGATGTCAGAAGCCAATAAATCAGCTGGACAGCCCACAGACAGATCCACAAAGCTGAGGTCTGCGGGTGAAGGGGAGAAAAATGGCCAATCGTGCAAAGTCGCCTCTCGAATGTCCTCGGGGCCAGTGAGCAGGTGGAGTTCCAAGGTGGTCAGCAGGGTTACGCAACCTGCTGTGGCTGAGCTGGAAGGGAAAACCAAGACATGTAAAGAGACAGATATCAAAAAGGCACACAGTTCATCAAATGGTCCACGTCCACAAACAGATAGAAAAAGAACAGGTGctccagtgatgtcacagaCATTGCCACGGCCAACCAGGACCATCAACCTTACAGGCAAGGCCATGGAGATGAAGACGACAAAGGCCCCAGTCAAGGTCATTCCCCAGACTCAGCAAAAGAAACTGAGCGCTGCCCAGGAGGAAAGAAT GAAAAAACTACGGGAATGGAGGGAAGCCAAAGGTATTTCCTACAAGCGTCCCCCAATGCCTGTGAAACCTCAGGTCAGACACACTGTGGCCATACCCCAGCCTTTCTGGGCCACCATGAAGCAGGAGGACGATGCCCATGCCCTCATCTGTGCTGTGGACAGATCTCTGGCTGACTGCATCAAATTGCTTGGAGAG GGTTGCCCTCCAGACCAGGTGAAGGAGGTTCTCTCACGGCTGCCAGCAGTGTCCCAGAAGTTTGCCAAATACTGGATCTGTCAGGCCCGCCTGATGGAGCAAGAGGGCAACCTGGATGTCCTGCCCATGTTTGAGGAggctgttggtgttgtgttggAA CCAGTGGATGAGCTGCGGACCGTGGTGTTCGAGATTCTGAAGAAAAAGGACGACATCCAAG CATCCGAAGAAGGTGAAAGCACTCCTGAGAATATCAACAACCCGATGATGACTCCTAAACCTGTCAGAGCCCTCATATGTGGGGAGAAAGGAGATTCATCTGTAGTCAAATACAAGATCACAGCAACTCCTGG aGGCCATCCAAGCCAACAGAGGGAAGCGACACGGGTCAACGGCCAGGAGGTCCGCTTCTTCACTCCAGTTAGACGCTCCGTGCGGATTGAGAGAGCCTCACTCCGATACCCCGTGTCCCTCCAGGACCATGATCTCTGCGTGGCCTCCTACAATGACCTGATCTCCGAGGAGGATAAAGAGACAAGTAAAGAACGGCAGGGTGGGGAAACCAGCCCGTCTGCTAACGACACGCCGATGTACGTCTACAGGCACAACGAAGCACTTCAAGACAAGGTGCTTGTCCAGCTCGTCTGCAGTGAAGGTGTTTAG